One Cryptomeria japonica unplaced genomic scaffold, Sugi_1.0 HiC_scaffold_2147, whole genome shotgun sequence genomic window carries:
- the LOC131873561 gene encoding LOW QUALITY PROTEIN: photosystem II CP43 reaction center protein-like (The sequence of the model RefSeq protein was modified relative to this genomic sequence to represent the inferred CDS: substituted 2 bases at 2 genomic stop codons), whose product FIACCFVWFNNTAYPSEFYGPTGPEASQAQAFTFLVADQRLGASVRSAQGPTGLGKYLMRSPTGEIISGGETMHFLDLRATWLEPLRGPNGLDLSKLKKDIQPXQEXRLAEYMTHAPLGSLNSMGGVATEINAVNYVSPRSWLATSHFVLGVFFFVGHLWHAGRARAAAAGFEKGIDHDFEPVLSMSPLN is encoded by the coding sequence ttTTCATTGCTTGTTGTTTTGTTTGGTTTAACAATACAGCTTATCCCAGTGAGTTCTATGGACCTACCGGCCCAGAGGCCTCTCAAGCACAAGCATTTACTTTTCTAGTTGCAGACCAACGTCTTGGAGCTAGTGTGAGGTCTGCCCAAGGGCCTACTGGTTTAGGTAAATATCTTATGCGTTCTCCTACTGGAGAAATTATTTCTGGAGGGGAAACGATGCATTTTTTGGATCTTCGTGCTACCTGGTTGGAACCTCTAAGAGGTCCTAATGGTTTGGACCTGAGTAAGCTAAAAAAAGACATACAACCTTGACAAGAATGACGTTTAGCAGAATATATGACTCATGCTCCTTTAGGTTCTTTAAATTCTATGGGTGGTGTAGCTACCGAGATTAATGCGGTCAATTATGTCTCACCTCGAAGTTGGTTAGCCACCTCTCATTTTGTTCTAGGAGTTTTCTTTTTCGTAGGTCATTTGTGGCATGCAGGAAGAGCTCGTGCAGCTGCAGCAGGATTTGAAAAAGgaattgatcatgattttgaaccCGTTCTTTCCATGTCCCCTCTTAATTAA